In the Pecten maximus chromosome 5, xPecMax1.1, whole genome shotgun sequence genome, CTCACGCAAGTCATATGCAAATGGATGTGAATCCAAGTCAAACGGATCGCAAAATTTCGTTTATGCGTTAAGTCgcgtattgtatatttgtataaggATCTCAAAAGGACTTGATATAGGCAAAACAGAGACTTAAAAGATCTTTAGAACTTGCAAATTAATCAAAACGACATGAATTTTCTTTGTATTTCTAGTTAAGCTGCCTGTTTGGAGACTTAATtggacacccgtcctcatacgaccttggatgttggtgttcctcagacacccgtcctcatacgaccttggatgttggtgttacccagacaaccgtcctcatacgacctttgatgtttgttttccgAGACACCTGCCCTTATatgaccttggatgttggtgttccccagacacccgtcctcatacgaccttggATGCTGGTGTTACCcagacaaccgtcctcatacgaccttggatgttggtgttcccgagacacccgtcctcatacgatcTTGGATGCTGGTGTTAcccagacacccgtcctcatacgaccttggatgttggtgttactcagacacccgtcctcatacgaccttggatgttggtgttcccgagacacccgtcctcatacgaccttggatgttggtgttacccagacaaccgtcctcatacgacctttGATGTTTGTTTCTTGAGACACCTGCCCTTATatgaccttggatgttggtgtcGTCCTAGACAACCGTTCTCTTAAGACCTGGCTGTTCGGACTCCTTGATCGGAATGACTAACTGACTGACTACCTtaactgactgactgactgtctACCTTAagtgactgactgactgactaccttaactgactgactgactgtctACCTTAagtgactgactgactgactgactaccTTAACCAACTGACTAACTACCTtaactgactgactgactgtctACCTTAAGTGGCTGACTACCCTAGGTGACTGACTGACTAACTACCTtaactgactgactgactaccTTAAGTGACTGACTGACTACCTTAATTGACTGACTACCCTAACTGACTGACTAACTAACTACCTTAATTGACTCACTGACTGCTTTAACTGACTAACTACCTAACTGACTGATTACCTtaactgactgactgactaccTTAACCGACTGACTACCTTAATTGACTGACAAACTACCTTAATTGACTGACTGACTACATTAAGTGActgactgtctgactgactgactaccTTAATTGACACACTGACTACCTAAATTGACTGACTGACTGCTTtaactgactgactgactaccttaagtgactgtctgactgactgactaccttaagtgactgtctgactgactgactaccttaagtgactgtctgactgactgactaccTTAAGTGACTGACTGTCTGACAGACTGACTACCTTAACGGACTGACTGACTACCTTAACCGACTGACTACCTTAACCGACTGACTACCTTAATTGACTGACTGACTACATTAAGTGACTGACCgtctgactgactgactaccTTAATTGACTGACTGACTACCTAAATTGACTGACTGACTGCTTtaactgactgactgactaccttaagtgactgactgactgtctgactgactgactaccttaagtgactgtctgactgactgactaccTTAAGTGActgactgtctgactgactgactaccttaactgactgtctgactgactgactaccttaagtgactgtctgactgactgactaccTTAAGTGACTGACTGTCTGACTGAATGACTACCTTaagtgactgtctgactgactgactgactaccttaagtgactgtctgactgactgactaccttaactgactgtctgactgactgactaccttaactgactgtctgactgactgactaccttaagtgactgtctgactgactgactaccttaagtgactgtctgactgactgactaccttaagtgactgtctgactgactgATTACCTTaagtgactgtctgactgactgactaccttaagtgactgtctgactgactgactaccttaagtgactgtctgactgactgactaccttaagtgactgtctgactgactgactaccTTAAGTGActgactgtctgactgactgactaccTTAACTGACGGACTGACTGACTGGTAGGTAGACTGTACTGACAGTAGTGTTCCATGCCTCTACATTATTACTACACCTAAAGATAATAAGTGACCTAAGAACTACATAATATAACCCTTTTTTAGCAacttacattgtatgtgaagAATTCACACGAATTCTTACAGTCATACACTACATACAGCCattgacacattttgtttttaatttagtAAGTTATCTTACAACTGATAAGCCTTTTCAATGACAAAACGTAGGATTGGTTTTACCTATTTACTACTCCATTGTGCCGTGTGACCTCCATATTGTAATCACAATACTTATCTGTTCGACTTACACGGCACTTTTTTGATAACTGACCTCTTGGATATAGATACGAGGATTAAAAGTGTTACGATAACAGTGTAAAGGTTTGACATTCGAGCTATTATATTGGTCAAATCAGACGATTCTAGCAGAAGGACCAGAATGACGACTTATGCGTTATGTGTTATGCTGGTATCGGTGATGATATGCACATCCGGGCAACTAGTATCAGGCAACTGTAAGTATAATTAATTTCGATAATACGTACATTATTACCCTATAATCCGTATATTGATAATATGTAACTTTCGTTTTCCGTACACCAGCTCAGTTATATCTGTACTAATAATAAGAGCaatattgtttctgttatatcATGAAAGCTACCCCCACCTCGTATTTTCTTAATAAAATACAAAGTGAAACTTAAATGTGCTTTTATTAAATCctttaaataaattaaagatGCTTTTTATTCCATAATTCAGAAGACATACTTTTTGACACGCAGGTTTTCTGGTCAAAATAATGTGTAGGACTATTAAATCATACGGAACCAGCCATTTTGCTACACCATTCAGAATTTACGTCATTGCCAAtattatgacatcacattaGATTTTTGACTGGCGCAGCCAATGCCCATGAAAAGCGTCCCAGGGTATATTTCACTAGGCCTAGTGACATAtacaataaaatgatttttttatgctTGAATATGCATTTGATTGATAAAGCATTTATCTATAAATTCACATATGGAAATTTAAGAGTCACCCTTTTGCTTCGTTACAAGCTGTTTGCCCAACGCAAGACCCAAACATCGCATGGGGCTGCGCCTATCAGCCTCATTGTTTCAGTGACAGCGGATGCGGAAGTGGATACAAGTGCTGCCACCACATCTGTGGCGACTATTGCTATGACATGTCCACGGGTTTGTATTATTCATAGAAAGTAAAGTGCGATTTGTCAGCAAAATGGAAAACATAGTAAATGTAGTCTGGTCCACATTGACATATCCCGACTAATCGTTCGTTCAAGGAGCTACTTGTTTTAAATCTTGGGAAAGTACCATATAAGGAAGTGACAAAATTACACGGTTAAATGTAGAATGTGAAATGAAGATTAAAAACCAATATCACAAGATGAACAATATTGTTAATTGCTGaatgcatttgtttttattctagCGGTTGCCGCTACACATTCGCCAGGGACAGGTGGCGATTGTCACTCAGTAAGTAAAACCCGTCCTTATCTTTTGTGAAtacaatacagtatattatatacgataaattatatacaaattcaaTAGGTATATTTATAGAAGAAGTACAAATAATGTTGTCTTTTTCTTGAATCTTCTGTATAACCTGATATTTTCGTGGTGTATAAACTTTAGCTGTTTTCGCGGTAGCTATGAAACCACaaatagatataaaatgaatattgtatggttttttttattttatattatattgagAGCCACTTTGTActcatgaaataatttcaaagcTTCAAACCACGAAATAAATTACACACGAAGAATTTCATAGTTTACAGTACGTAATGGCTCTGGCACACTTTTGTTTATCCAAATTGTGCGTTTGTTCGATAACAACCATTGTATGTAAGCCCGCATTTACGCAGAACCTACATTTTTACTACAGTACATCGGTCCCACATTTCGCGAGCGCGGTACGAGTACTCTGTGTTAATAGGGCATAGGCGGTTCATGTGCGGTAATACGCCAATTTGTTTTTTGAATGAGCTATGAGTTGCGTATATCGGACTTACTTATATCGGCCAAGCGGCATCTTTAATCAATCGGCCGCTTGGCATTCGTCGGAAGTGCGTTAGGCATGAGGTGCGTTTGAGATACCCTCGGCATGCGCCATGCATACGTAGCACACAACAAGAACACTATGTTTTGAGCAATGCATACGCAAATCTCACGCAAGTCATATGCAAATGGATGTGGATCCAAGTCAAACGGATCGCAAAATTTCGTTTATGCGTTAAGTCgcgtattgtatatttgtataaggATCTCAAAAGGACTTGATATAGGCAAAACAGAGACTTAAAAGATCTTTAGAACTTGCAAATTAATCAAACCGACATGAATTTTCTTTGTATTTCTAGTTAAGCTGCCTGTTTGGAGACTTAATTGGACGGAAGAAGTGAGAGATACAGAGCGCCTCAGTTCAATATTACCAAACTAAATCATGAATTTTGGAATTCAAAGACTCTGAATTCTCGGAATATTTACGAATagctatacatatatgtgtacaatttaAACATTCAgcaataaacattgtaatatggCTTGAGTGTTTCCTTACCTTCACAAGTACCCATCAATAAGTAGACCCGTTCGTGCTTAAAATAGCAGAGGTGGGAAATTCCCCATGCATTGCCGACCCGTTCGTGCTATTTTTAGCACGAACAGATCGGCAATCTTTGCATCCAATCACACAATGTGTTGCTTTGGACAAAAGCCAATCATAATGCTGACACAAACGATTGTTTGGCatcactttgtttacaatattgtAGATGAGATACCCCAACAGCGTTTTGAAGAAAATAGATTTATTGAACATCCGGACAAATACTTCATGTGCAACAAGACTATTCTGGCCATATTTAAGTTCCAAAGGTCAGTCTGCATGCCGACTTTGAAAACTTTAGTCAACATGATTTGGACTGGATCGGGCCTTGGGattttttcaatcattcatTTTAGTTGGCCATActacaaaacagttattgccctttgtgtTCGGTGTACAAGAGACTTTACGGACCTGGTCAAGAGTCCGCCTGCGGCCTCGATGAACAAACGTTTGAccaggtccgtatagtctcgtgtacaccgaACACAAAGGCAATAATTGTATCTTGAtcttttttactttaaaaaatatttgtcaaaatttgtttttcccCTGAATCGATTGAGTCATACTGTTTTGATCCCAGCCTATAGGAATTTTGTGTCACGTTTGACATTTGATATGTCTGTAATTCATAGAGAAAGAGAaccagccattttgaaaaaaaaaagaaaaaagccGATAGCATTGTCTGATCGTTGAATTTGTTATTGGATcatacttaagcattgaactgttaccaaatggtagtatacagtcgatatgaatacaatttgggtgacagataaatagaatgtcgcccgtcAGGGCGACATGaactatttatctgtcacccaaattgtattcatatcgactgtatactatcatttggtaacagttcaatgcttatatttacattaatattttttttttatttactgtagcttaagacgcgtttaaatttgccgaTTTCCCTattactgacgtcatcaagttcaaataccggaacagccgaaactTCCAGAAGGAAtgatatagtccctcatgtcgttattaaGAGCATTCACATAAAATggtttttgaacaaatttggcgttatattatatttcatatacgtttgtagatatcgtcaaattgttaacaattgcataatttccgattgtttaaaaataaagccgtttttcggcgcaatgatatacggttaacatttagaagtgatgcggcgttgaaccggtattgcacaggacagactcgattcctcggaaacacttatgtttctagcGACTGGATTTACCTTATTTTTGGAGAAATATCAGCTTTtcaattctaaatgaaagtcgtcttgacagtaggtgaaaacaattccaaggatatttctttCGAAACCGATTCCAGTCTAACCCGTCGCATCAGAGTCGCTtacttagcagacgatgttcaacttcacaggggctcgattttggagtaaggtaggcctttgacatcagtgaataaccacatcaatataattcagtatgcatacacaaccggaaaccatgtcgatactgccgatttttcacaagattttttttataaatgctggacttttaatgttgtcgtgtttagcatttctgaaaattcggcaacgagcccctgtgtgtGTGACGACATTGCCAATTTGATTACTTTGTATAGATCAAGAATAGCGCTTATAATAATTCTGTGTCGACttcattttttgtattattaaattactctcataactcgtgttgctttattttttgtggtggtttatATAGATAAACGCCAGCATTCGAAAGCTCCCTAGGCCGAatgtaactggcggccattttaacctacaacacctgacgctgtattcctacactgaccgaatcactgtaaattgtagtatacagtctcatgaatacattTTGGCTTATTACGACATATAGGGCAAATGCAACacggaatgtaaatatataaagatgtaGGAATATGAGTCCCTCATAATAAGGTAACTGCTTTCCGATCATGTCGCATCTGCGATTGAGTCAATGCGACAGTGCGAGATGGCCAAACAATGAGAGAGTGGTAAATTAGACTACACGCCTTCCAAGGGGTCGATACTGAGGACAGCGTCTTTTagcaaataaagaaattaacatAAAACGTGTGTTTATATACCATGCACCATAATCCTCATCGACAAAAACTACCTTCGTCTTAATCATATCGATTTTGCTTACCCTTAAACATAGGGGACGCGGTTGCCtagtgattaaggtgtcccaacactttgtcactagccctccacctctggattgcgagttcgaaacctacgtggggcagttgccagctactgaccgtaggccggtgttttttctccgggtactcccgCTTTCCtgcacctccaaaacctggcacgtccttaaatgaccttggttgttaatatgacgttaaacaaaacaaaccaaacccttaAACATTACAGATATTTACCTCTATGAGAAGCGATCGTTGTTTGATCACAAGGTTTTAACGGCAAGACGCTGTTTGTAGCTTCTAACACTGGCGATTACGTATACTGCAATCAAGATTATTCCTTACTGATGCCGACACAATGTAAATCTTTCTTTGTTGGTACCTTTGCTCTGTTGAACATGATATATAGGACGATCAAATGATGGCGGTGGTCAGCTAGTAGCGACAAACATCAATAAAAGCTGTTTTTTATCGGCTGACTGACCGTGGCTATTGTGTACTCAAATTACTCTAAAGCAGATGTTGGTCAGTTTCCATGTGTTAGAATAATAATTCGACACACAATTCAAACTGAATTAAAACaggattttaaataaatattttcgtACAAACTTGTGAGTCATGACAATTACCCACTGTTTACGAGTAATGAATATATATCTtagtgataaaaatatatttcctaGCGTTGGAACGATGgctaaaaatatttcacatataCTATCCTGTTTTCCAGTTTATACCAAATGGTCGACCATGCATGGTAAAAGatgtatatcaatttttttatttgttagaCTGTCCGTCGATAACGTGTTATCAGAAGAATAAAATATGCTTGTGACGTAGAAAATCGGACAGTGTGAACGGTTGGTCACTCTCTATAAACATTGACTGGACAGGAATTATCTTTTATCTCTAACAACTCATTTAGTTTTATCCCCTCTTACGCCTCTTTTGTCTCTTTTATCTCTTATGCCATTTTCCCCTTTCGTCTCTTTTATCGATTTATGTCTTTTTGTATCCCCTACATCACTTTTATCTCTTACGTTTCTTTTATCTCTTACGTTTCTTTTATCTCTTACATCACTTTTATCTCTTACATCACTTTTATCTCTTACGTTTCTTTTATCTCTTATGTTTCTATTATCCCTCGCGCCTCTTTTGTCTCTATTTCATACTGGGTTTGatatgctaaaatcttaaaaGTATTCCTGCTCATTAACCAAGATGTCTAGAGACGTGACCTGACCTGGCTATCAATATTTTTcgaatgaatgacattgacctttattcaaggtcacatggttcaaATAGGTTAAATCTGTAAATGACTTCTGTTTTTCACTAAGCAAGGGGCCTGGAGACACGATATTTGACCTaaagcatgctagggtgaagagCTATCCAGGTAGTTGAAATGGGTGACCTTTGAAATTCATAGAGGGctacatgggtcaaatatgctaagatattaaaaagatattttctcAATACCCAAGAGACCCAAAGACCTGATATTGAACCTATTGCATGCTGGGGTAAATTGCCATAACGATTGTTCAAATGCATGAGCATGACCTTGAGCTTCATTCAAGGCAAACTATTTCAAATATGCTTTAATCTTGTAAACGTCTTCCAGAAGGACAAACAATTATAAACCTAATATTTGGTGACCGTTATGTTCCATGAGCCTCTTTTATCTCTTTCGCCTCTGTCATCTTTCACCTCTTTTTGACCTCTTACGTGTCTTTTACATCGTGTGCCCCTTTTCTTTTTTGTGTCTCTTTTATGTTACGTCTCTTTGATCTCTTACGCCTCTGATCGCTTGTGTCTCTTTCATCTCTTACGCCCTTTACACCTCTTACGCCTCTTTTATCGTTCACGTTTAGTCTATACAATACGTAAAATTATATTGTTTAGTGCACTATGTCCTTACATCAACTCAATCACGTGAAGAGTCtacaaatatctttaaacaactaATACTTATCGGTTTTTAAAAAACCTCAATTGATACCGAATTGTATTatcaattattgattttgaCTGATTTACGTACCACTCACCAATTCTGACTAGCGTCGTCTTGATCCAGAGTTTCCTCTTAAGAACTTTATCTGATATGTTAGGTTTATAGTCACACACCTTTAAGAGGAACAATGTTAGCTTCAATTCCTTGCAAAAGCAAGACAAAGTGTACGTCTTAGCAACTGTTCTTGTTTTGGTTGTATCAAAAGCGCCTATGTGTTTACAAAACATACCTGGGTATCCTATTAAGTACAACAATTGAAATCCCTTTTAATTCAATTGGAAAACCCTGATAAAATATGTCCTTCCTCGCAAACAATCAAATGACTGGGAATATCGTCTAGATAGTTCTCATGGGTTTGATAGACTCAAATTTCTTCATCGTGAACTGATGCCCACAGTCGTTTGGTGCTTTTCCAAGTGTTACCCTACTGTCAGTAGAATTTGCAAATCTGTTGCTAATATGTGGATAAATATAGTTTTTATGTACTCTTTGTAACGGGGTTTACACGGATACAGTCGCCCACTGTTTATAAGAATTCAGATTTGTTGGATACTCTAGGTCTGTTTGCACAATGTTTATAATTATCCTCTTCATGAATATGTAGATGTTTAATTCGACCAAGCAGATTTAAATGTCCCCATTGATATGTGTAGCCTTCCAATACGATGCTTTTTCTCTACATATACTgccttattttttttctgaaaagcCATACACCGTGACCTTCCAGTAAATGTTTTAGTATATTGATGCTTATTACATACCCTTTTAAGTACTTATCTTCAAGCCAGCTATCCTTGATGAATGTATGACTTCTCAAGGATGATCAATTATGTCCATATCCACCTTGCACATTTGTCTATATTCATCTGCACTAATTTACAATAGTACTCTTTAATATTTTGGAGAAAATCAAGACAAAAATGAATATAGTGGCTTTGGTCCAGCTAGTATATTCTTTAGGACATACCAAATAGCAATGTTATAGATATGAACTGATTTAGGTATTTAGAAACCAGGTTGTCGATAACATAAGTACAATTGAAGTTACAGTAGATATGATTGTTGACGCAAGGATAGCCCTACAGTGATAATGTTGATATGTTATCTGAATATGCGACCTGAATTTTGTTTACTCTTGATATGAATTGAGTACAAATAGAATCTACAGTGGATGCTGTAAATATGTAGAACTGTGTAAAATTGGgagttattgtatataggtgGAGCTAGTGGAGATGAATTAGGGGTTTGAGATCTGGTCACTAAGCTCAACAAAGATGTTATCTAAAAGCGATTCAGTCATGCTTAACAGTTCAACTACTGTGTACTTTCCTTGAGCCTTAGTCGTATGTTAAACGAAATACTCGCTCTATAATTCACAACGATACACTTTTAACGTCATTCGCGTTTCTTGGAAAAGAAGACTCATCAACAGAGAACGACAGCATTGTCACCAGCGAGTAGTTTGAAGTCAAATCATGAGTAACAAGCAACTGTTGTGTATTACAATATTGTTTGGTATCAACTGTTGTTTCGTCTAAAACAACACTTTGATATCATATACTGCcattgtattataattagtTTTGTTGTTTGTCCCAATGAATCTGTTGTTAGTCTCCAACACTAATTAGGTCTGTGTTAAGTATGTATACATAGGGGggtatacattttacattactTCCAACTTTTTCAATGTTAAATATATCCGGTTCGAATGTTTAATTGttgttgtggttttttttttattattttgatttatatgttatgttttttggtattgtttttttaatttttattactttattttttttttggctaggttgtttgcttgtttttgtttttgtgttttgtatgtttttgtttattttgtttgtttatttgtttgtttttgttgttgtttttgttgttgttgttgttgttgacattgTAGGAGTATAAATAACAGGGCTCTCTCTACTAATCGAATGTTTGACACATCGCACCACAAGAGTGACTTTTCTGTTGGGAATTTCAATGTATTTTTCCTGGAAACATCTATAATTATTATAACTATAACGTACTTGAATGAACTCTGTTTAAAGGTCACGTGGGTTATTTCAGTGCATATCACTACGAATTCGACCACGTTGGTGTTTTAGCGCTATT is a window encoding:
- the LOC117328539 gene encoding uncharacterized protein LOC117328539, with the translated sequence MTTYALCVMLVSVMICTSGQLVSGNSVCPTQDPNIAWGCAYQPHCFSDSGCGSGYKCCHHICGDYCYDMSTAVAATHSPGTGGDCHSLSCLFGDLIGRKK